A genomic region of Nitrospira sp. contains the following coding sequences:
- a CDS encoding DUF839 domain-containing protein produces the protein MSIIDDEGVSNTSGNEHFQDIVDTRLSRRNFLTGGLATAAAVSLSGVEALLNAVPAAAQEIEEAEDTDVRGEGRGGQRPMLGFESVAVSSADEIVVPKGYTAEVLIAWGDPVSNGPAFKQDASNTAEEQARQWGMHNDGIVYFPIVRSQRGLIVQNNEYTDDGLLFPDGVNNWTAEKTKKSLNAHGVSIIEVAKRIGFHFDLGRRRGKWDVVRPSRFARRITGMTPIDIGGPAAGDSRLVTSDDPTGTRVRGTLNNCAMGYTPWGTYLACEENFNGYFRKNGPQTTMEKRYGITAAGFGYLWHTTDKRFRVDEEPNEPNRFGWVVEIDPFKPHSTPVKRTALGRLKHEGAWVQEARNGRVVVYMGDDERNEYIYGAVEKSGVRPPVRGGWSKRQGAV, from the coding sequence ATGTCGATCATCGATGATGAGGGTGTAAGCAATACGTCTGGTAATGAACATTTCCAAGACATTGTGGACACGCGCCTATCGCGACGCAACTTCTTGACAGGTGGTCTCGCGACGGCCGCAGCGGTCTCGCTGAGTGGTGTCGAAGCGCTGCTGAACGCTGTCCCTGCCGCAGCTCAGGAGATCGAAGAGGCAGAAGACACGGATGTGAGGGGAGAAGGACGTGGGGGTCAGCGGCCGATGCTTGGATTTGAAAGTGTGGCGGTTTCTTCTGCCGATGAGATCGTGGTACCGAAAGGGTACACAGCCGAAGTACTCATCGCCTGGGGCGACCCTGTCTCGAATGGGCCAGCGTTCAAACAGGATGCCAGCAACACGGCAGAGGAACAAGCCCGTCAGTGGGGTATGCATAATGATGGGATCGTGTATTTCCCAATTGTCAGGTCGCAGCGTGGCTTGATTGTTCAGAACAATGAATATACAGACGATGGTCTCCTCTTTCCGGACGGTGTGAACAATTGGACGGCGGAGAAGACCAAGAAATCCCTGAATGCTCATGGTGTATCGATTATCGAAGTAGCCAAGCGGATCGGTTTCCACTTTGACTTAGGACGTCGTCGAGGTAAGTGGGATGTCGTGCGACCGTCTCGCTTTGCACGTCGCATTACGGGTATGACCCCGATCGACATCGGTGGCCCTGCAGCCGGCGATTCCCGGTTGGTGACCAGCGACGATCCGACCGGCACGCGTGTGCGCGGCACCCTCAACAACTGTGCTATGGGCTATACCCCCTGGGGGACCTATTTGGCCTGTGAGGAGAATTTCAACGGCTATTTCCGAAAGAACGGCCCGCAAACGACAATGGAAAAGCGCTACGGTATTACGGCGGCAGGGTTCGGCTATCTCTGGCACACAACCGACAAGCGATTTCGTGTCGATGAAGAACCCAATGAGCCCAATCGGTTCGGCTGGGTGGTGGAGATTGATCCATTCAAGCCGCATTCGACCCCGGTGAAACGCACGGCGTTAGGCCGGCTCAAGCACGAAGGGGCCTGGGTGCAGGAGGCGCGGAACGGTCGTGTCGTGGTCTACATGGGTGACGACGAACGAAACGAGTACATCTATGGGGCTGTTGAAAAAAGCGGTGTGCGGCCTCCGGTGAGAGGAGGATGGTCCAAACGACAAGGCGCAGTATAA
- a CDS encoding DUF839 domain-containing protein, with protein sequence MQQSLYRYVSNLPWRQARHQGINPLDDGILYAAKFHADGTGEWLPLVPDNPRLAGWSLNDILINTRGAADAAGATMMDRPEWIDTFPKDLTAIATLTNNNRRGSTPPSVNNPDGSTAAGSARPPVDVANPRAINNYGHIIRWYYRQDWTEPTFGWDIFALCGDPANPAHGSTIFGDKYGSPDGIYVDPSGLLWVQTDVSTSTINAGAYIGFGNNQMLAAHPETRETRRFLVGPSQCEITGVFMTPDRRTMFVGIQHPGERPDDLPGDPLNPKQFSSWPDGPNGGRPRSSLIVVTKDDGGKIGS encoded by the coding sequence ATTCAACAGTCCCTCTATCGCTATGTCTCCAACCTGCCTTGGCGTCAGGCTCGCCATCAGGGGATCAATCCCCTCGACGATGGCATACTCTACGCCGCCAAGTTCCATGCAGATGGAACCGGAGAATGGTTGCCGCTCGTTCCAGACAATCCGCGTCTCGCCGGATGGTCGTTGAACGACATTCTGATCAATACCCGCGGGGCCGCCGATGCCGCCGGTGCGACCATGATGGATCGCCCCGAATGGATCGATACATTTCCGAAAGATCTGACGGCCATCGCGACGTTGACGAATAACAACCGGCGTGGCTCGACCCCACCGTCGGTCAATAATCCAGATGGGTCTACCGCAGCTGGCTCCGCCCGTCCGCCGGTGGACGTGGCTAATCCGCGCGCCATCAACAACTACGGCCACATCATACGCTGGTACTATCGCCAGGATTGGACGGAACCGACCTTCGGCTGGGATATCTTCGCGCTCTGCGGCGATCCTGCCAACCCGGCTCACGGCTCCACGATCTTCGGGGACAAGTATGGCTCACCAGACGGCATTTATGTCGATCCCAGCGGCTTGCTCTGGGTCCAGACCGATGTGTCAACCTCCACGATCAACGCCGGTGCCTATATCGGTTTCGGCAACAACCAGATGCTCGCGGCGCATCCTGAAACCAGAGAGACCCGACGATTCCTCGTCGGTCCGAGTCAGTGCGAAATTACCGGTGTGTTCATGACGCCGGATCGGCGCACGATGTTCGTCGGGATTCAGCATCCGGGCGAACGACCGGACGACTTGCCGGGTGATCCACTCAATCCCAAGCAGTTTAGCTCCTGGCCTGACGGCCCGAACGGTGGGCGACCCCGGTCGTCCCTGATCGTGGTGACCAAAGACGACGGTGGGAAGATCGGCAGCTGA
- a CDS encoding TraR/DksA family transcriptional regulator, producing MTKRVRLREELSRQRTSLLSKWNFSLVPPSERACYADPADQASNDFEQDLAIQVRTRMIARLKRIERALQLTQTKSYGCCRQCRKAIPYARLTVQPDALFCVSCLARMERQHYGH from the coding sequence ATGACCAAGCGCGTACGATTGAGAGAGGAACTCAGCCGGCAACGCACCTCACTGTTATCCAAGTGGAACTTCTCGCTTGTTCCGCCGTCCGAACGAGCATGTTATGCAGACCCTGCCGATCAGGCATCGAACGATTTCGAGCAAGATCTGGCCATACAGGTAAGGACGAGAATGATCGCGAGGCTCAAGCGGATTGAGCGCGCTCTGCAATTGACGCAGACCAAGAGCTATGGATGCTGTCGGCAGTGCCGGAAGGCGATTCCTTATGCTCGGCTGACGGTTCAGCCAGATGCGCTCTTTTGCGTATCTTGCCTTGCACGCATGGAGCGTCAACACTACGGACATTGA
- a CDS encoding response regulator transcription factor: MSSPRPKKILIVEDEQDIAQLVKHYLEKEGFHACLATTGLEALKLVSSEHPDLVILDLMLPHLNGLEVCKTLRYKPETALLPIIMLTAKNEESDTVVGLELGADDYVTKPFSPKALVARVKSLFRRLERTNDHKPTSLVYGFLQMDLTRHEVTVRGKEVLLTAKEFGLLAHLLRHPGRVLTREVLLNEVWGYDYYGTTRTVDVHVRRLKLKVPILNDSIVSVKTLGYKLLDQPQV, encoded by the coding sequence GTGAGTTCACCACGTCCCAAGAAAATTCTCATCGTCGAAGACGAACAGGATATTGCACAGTTGGTCAAGCATTATCTTGAAAAGGAAGGATTTCACGCCTGCCTCGCCACAACCGGTCTTGAAGCGTTGAAGCTCGTGTCATCTGAGCATCCTGATCTGGTGATTCTCGATCTCATGTTGCCTCACCTGAACGGATTGGAGGTATGTAAAACACTCCGATACAAGCCTGAGACCGCCCTGTTGCCGATCATCATGCTCACAGCAAAGAACGAAGAGTCCGATACCGTTGTCGGACTGGAGCTCGGAGCCGATGACTACGTCACCAAACCCTTCAGCCCCAAGGCATTGGTGGCTCGGGTCAAATCCCTCTTCCGTCGGCTGGAACGAACAAACGATCACAAACCAACGTCCTTAGTGTACGGCTTTCTCCAAATGGATCTGACGCGACATGAAGTGACGGTCAGAGGTAAAGAAGTGCTGCTCACAGCGAAGGAGTTTGGACTGCTGGCGCATCTCTTACGTCACCCTGGACGGGTATTGACGCGGGAGGTACTGCTTAATGAAGTGTGGGGTTACGACTATTATGGAACGACGCGAACCGTTGACGTCCATGTTCGGCGATTGAAACTGAAAGTGCCCATCCTCAATGACTCGATTGTCTCGGTCAAGACGCTTGGATACAAATTATTGGATCAACCTCAAGTATAG
- a CDS encoding ABC transporter ATP-binding protein — MSIFKRFLPFIRPYVPRLMLAGLLVSGVALINLALVRLAGTLWDVITVQHDADQMTRSIGLFLSLVILQGLCSMGHSYLTAWVSQHIVADFRQHLFAHLQTLTVSFFSRRRTGELLSRVMNDVAVIQSIVTETPIDTVKQLVTFIGGMTFLLMMNWRLCLLILILLPLLVLVAKVFGRRLKSLSTSIQDHTAALSTLIEEVISGIRIVKSFVQIRREETRFSIQVSEMLRLTLHRAGIMAVFIPVISLVTFSAAAAVLWYGGQQVIDGTVTPGELFAFVLFAGILIGPFSAGARIFTQLKEAQGAMQRVFEILDAQPEIADQPTAQRLSTVEGHVRVERVSFGYGPQHPVLFDLSFEAKPGELVAFVGPTGAGKTTMMNLLHRFYDPIEGRLTIDGNDLRDVTLDSWYQQIALVPQETILFGGTILDNIRYGKRDADEAAVSEASKAAHAHDFILGLPDGYQTLVGEKGVNLSGGQRQRIAIARAIIKNPRILLLDEATSSLDTESERLVQEALHRLMAGRTTFVVAHRLSTIQRADRILVLDKGKLVEEGTHAELLARKGLYHYLYTIRLNEPIA, encoded by the coding sequence ATGTCGATCTTCAAGCGATTCCTGCCGTTCATACGCCCATATGTGCCACGGCTGATGCTGGCCGGGCTCTTAGTGAGCGGGGTTGCGCTCATCAATCTCGCCTTAGTTCGGCTGGCCGGCACCCTTTGGGATGTCATTACGGTTCAGCACGATGCTGACCAGATGACTAGGTCGATTGGCCTGTTCCTGAGCCTGGTGATTCTGCAGGGGCTCTGTTCGATGGGCCACAGCTACCTGACGGCCTGGGTTTCTCAACACATTGTCGCCGACTTTCGTCAACATCTCTTTGCCCACCTGCAGACGTTGACGGTCAGTTTTTTCTCACGACGCCGCACCGGGGAGTTGCTGTCGCGAGTCATGAACGACGTCGCGGTCATTCAATCTATCGTCACAGAAACCCCGATCGACACGGTCAAGCAACTCGTGACCTTCATCGGCGGCATGACATTTCTATTGATGATGAATTGGCGCCTCTGCCTCCTGATCCTGATCCTGCTCCCCTTGCTGGTCCTGGTCGCTAAAGTATTCGGCCGCAGACTGAAATCCCTGTCCACCTCGATTCAAGATCACACAGCCGCGCTCAGCACCCTCATCGAAGAAGTGATTTCCGGCATTCGAATCGTCAAATCATTCGTGCAGATACGGCGAGAGGAAACCCGCTTCTCCATCCAGGTGAGCGAAATGCTTCGCCTTACGCTGCATCGGGCTGGCATCATGGCCGTGTTCATTCCCGTGATCAGCCTGGTCACCTTTTCCGCGGCAGCAGCGGTGCTGTGGTACGGCGGTCAACAGGTCATCGATGGGACTGTCACGCCAGGGGAGCTGTTCGCCTTCGTCCTCTTTGCTGGCATCCTCATCGGCCCATTTAGCGCAGGCGCTCGCATCTTTACGCAGCTCAAAGAGGCGCAGGGAGCCATGCAACGGGTCTTTGAGATTCTGGATGCACAACCAGAAATTGCGGATCAACCCACGGCGCAGCGTCTCTCCACCGTCGAAGGACACGTCCGAGTCGAGAGAGTCAGCTTCGGTTACGGCCCTCAACATCCGGTGTTATTCGACCTGTCGTTTGAAGCCAAGCCTGGCGAATTGGTCGCTTTCGTTGGCCCAACCGGCGCCGGGAAAACCACGATGATGAACCTGCTTCACCGGTTCTACGATCCGATCGAAGGGCGCCTCACTATCGACGGCAACGATCTGCGTGATGTGACCCTTGACAGTTGGTACCAACAGATTGCACTGGTCCCACAGGAAACCATCCTGTTTGGAGGAACCATCCTTGATAACATTCGCTACGGAAAAAGGGACGCGGATGAAGCCGCAGTATCGGAAGCCAGCAAAGCCGCGCATGCACACGACTTCATTCTTGGCTTACCTGATGGATACCAAACCCTGGTCGGCGAGAAGGGCGTCAACCTGTCAGGCGGACAACGCCAACGCATTGCGATCGCTCGGGCCATCATAAAAAATCCTCGTATTTTACTCTTGGACGAAGCCACCTCATCGCTGGACACCGAATCCGAACGGCTGGTGCAGGAAGCGCTCCATCGCCTCATGGCAGGTCGCACGACCTTCGTCGTTGCCCACCGACTGTCAACCATCCAGAGGGCCGACCGAATTCTGGTCCTGGATAAGGGGAAATTGGTCGAGGAAGGCACTCACGCAGAGCTTCTCGCGCGTAAGGGTCTGTACCACTACCTCTATACCATTCGTTTGAATGAACCGATCGCCTGA
- a CDS encoding AURKAIP1/COX24 domain-containing protein has translation MSSVLKKRRKKMRKHKYKKLRQRQKFLRRKS, from the coding sequence ATGTCAAGCGTCCTGAAGAAACGGCGAAAGAAGATGCGCAAGCACAAGTATAAGAAGCTGCGCCAGCGCCAGAAGTTTCTTCGCCGAAAAAGCTAA